From a region of the uncultured Draconibacterium sp. genome:
- a CDS encoding carboxymuconolactone decarboxylase family protein, which yields MENLVKTEFNVPTREEVSATNQEIFDALTKALGFVPNLYATIAYSDNGLKRFLDYQNAKTSLSNKEKEAVNLVVSQVNGCVYCQSAHLVLGKMNGFTDEQLLDIRHAKSVDSKLNALVKLAADLTENRGNANTANVEDFFEHGYTKENLVDLILQISDKTAMNYLHNLTKIPVDFPIASVL from the coding sequence ATGGAAAACTTAGTAAAAACAGAATTTAATGTCCCAACACGAGAAGAAGTATCTGCAACCAACCAGGAGATTTTTGATGCCTTAACGAAAGCACTGGGTTTTGTCCCGAATCTTTATGCAACAATTGCTTATTCGGATAATGGTTTAAAGCGTTTTCTGGATTATCAAAATGCAAAAACATCGTTGTCGAACAAAGAGAAAGAAGCTGTAAATCTTGTCGTTAGCCAGGTAAATGGATGTGTTTATTGCCAGAGCGCACATCTTGTATTGGGTAAAATGAATGGTTTTACCGACGAGCAGTTATTGGATATTCGACATGCAAAAAGCGTTGATTCAAAACTAAATGCCCTGGTAAAATTGGCAGCTGATTTAACCGAAAACAGAGGGAATGCAAATACCGCTAATGTGGAAGACTTTTTCGAACACGGCTATACCAAAGAAAACCTGGTGGATCTGATTCTTCAAATTAGCGATAAAACCGCCATGAATTATCTACATAATCTTACCAAAATACCGGTAGATTTTCCCATTGCATCAGTTCTTTAA